In a single window of the Flavobacterium sp. W4I14 genome:
- a CDS encoding hexosaminidase (product_source=KO:K12373; cath_funfam=3.20.20.80,3.30.379.10; cleavage_site_network=SignalP-noTM; cog=COG3525; ko=KO:K12373; pfam=PF00728,PF02838,PF13287; superfamily=51445,55545), whose product MKKLFLIISCCFFAANTFAQSIVTETEIGDSESAVVQTPIAIIPEPVSLMKKAGTFTLPENVTIQTVKSGELKQSITYLSDRITTATGKFVSTVSNSSHPTIKLILNTQEDQQLGKEGYKLNVNPTQVVITANQPAGIFYGVQSLLQLFPAEIESREQVSGIKWKAPCVDVIDYPKLGWRGLMFDVARHFFTKQEVKQFIDDMVRYKFNLLHLHLADDEGWRIEIKGLPKLTEVGAWSVKKTGTFGDFIPPAPDEPRTYGGFYTQEDIKELVQYAQERFVNILPEIDVPGHSLAIIASYPELSCTPDAVNYKVRSGEKIMDWSRGAPPTALLDNTLCPANEKVYVFLDSVLTQVAKLFPFEYIHMGGDEAPHNFWEKNDQVKALMLREGLKTIPQVQAYFEKRVEQIVISKGKKFMGWDEILEGGVSPTAAVMSWRGMKYGIQAANEKHNVVMSPTDFAYLDYMQADQITEPKVYASLRLNKAYQFNPIPAGVNAQYVIGAQANLWTEQVFTFRQVEYMVWPRAFAISESIWSPIEKKNWTNFVDRTQQHFKRLDFAEIKYSPAIYDPIFTVKRSADKQLMIELTPEIDGLDIYYSFDNSTPDRFYPKYTAALQVPKDASMLRVITYRGKQPIGRLISMPIADLQKRAR is encoded by the coding sequence ATGAAAAAATTATTCCTGATTATCTCCTGCTGTTTTTTTGCAGCCAATACCTTCGCTCAATCTATTGTTACAGAAACTGAAATCGGCGATTCCGAAAGTGCGGTTGTGCAAACACCAATTGCCATCATCCCAGAACCTGTATCCTTAATGAAAAAGGCAGGTACTTTTACTTTGCCAGAAAATGTAACCATCCAAACTGTTAAGAGTGGAGAATTAAAACAATCTATCACTTACCTTTCTGACAGGATTACCACAGCTACAGGCAAATTTGTAAGCACAGTGAGTAATTCAAGTCACCCAACTATTAAACTGATCTTAAACACCCAGGAAGATCAACAACTGGGTAAAGAGGGCTACAAATTAAATGTTAATCCCACACAGGTTGTAATTACAGCTAACCAGCCTGCAGGGATTTTTTATGGCGTTCAGTCGTTACTTCAACTTTTTCCGGCCGAAATAGAAAGTAGAGAACAGGTAAGTGGCATCAAATGGAAGGCACCTTGTGTTGATGTGATAGATTATCCGAAATTAGGATGGAGAGGTTTAATGTTTGATGTAGCCCGTCACTTTTTCACCAAACAGGAGGTAAAGCAGTTCATTGATGATATGGTCCGTTATAAATTTAATCTGTTGCATTTGCATCTCGCAGATGATGAAGGCTGGAGAATCGAAATTAAAGGCTTACCTAAATTAACCGAAGTAGGTGCATGGAGTGTTAAAAAAACCGGGACCTTTGGCGATTTTATCCCACCAGCGCCGGATGAGCCCCGTACTTACGGTGGTTTTTATACACAAGAAGATATTAAAGAACTTGTTCAGTATGCACAAGAACGTTTTGTAAACATATTACCAGAAATCGATGTTCCGGGGCATAGTTTAGCTATTATTGCTTCTTACCCTGAATTATCCTGCACACCAGATGCGGTTAATTATAAAGTGCGCTCAGGCGAGAAGATAATGGATTGGAGCCGTGGTGCGCCTCCAACAGCTCTGCTTGATAATACGCTTTGCCCGGCAAACGAGAAAGTTTACGTATTCTTAGATTCGGTACTTACCCAGGTAGCGAAACTTTTTCCTTTCGAGTATATCCACATGGGTGGCGACGAGGCTCCTCATAATTTCTGGGAAAAGAACGATCAGGTTAAAGCCTTAATGCTTCGCGAAGGTTTAAAAACCATTCCTCAGGTCCAGGCTTATTTTGAAAAACGTGTAGAACAGATCGTGATTTCAAAAGGCAAAAAGTTTATGGGCTGGGACGAAATCCTTGAAGGTGGTGTATCGCCAACAGCAGCCGTAATGAGCTGGAGAGGAATGAAATATGGTATCCAGGCAGCGAACGAAAAACACAATGTAGTAATGAGTCCAACTGATTTTGCATATCTGGATTACATGCAGGCAGATCAGATTACCGAACCAAAAGTTTATGCCTCGTTACGGTTAAATAAAGCCTATCAGTTTAACCCTATTCCAGCGGGTGTAAATGCACAATATGTGATTGGTGCACAGGCAAACCTTTGGACAGAACAGGTATTTACTTTCCGCCAGGTAGAATATATGGTTTGGCCACGTGCATTTGCCATTTCAGAATCGATCTGGAGTCCGATTGAAAAGAAAAACTGGACAAATTTTGTTGATCGTACGCAACAGCATTTCAAACGATTAGATTTTGCAGAAATTAAATATTCTCCTGCTATTTACGATCCGATTTTTACGGTAAAGCGCAGTGCTGATAAGCAGTTAATGATCGAATTAACTCCAGAAATAGATGGTCTGGATATCTACTATAGCTTCGACAACTCTACTCCCGACCGCTTTTACCCGAAATATACAGCCGCATTACAGGTACCAAAAGATGCCAGCATGTTACGTGTAATTACTTATCGTGGTAAACAGCCCATAGGAAGATTGATCAGTATGCCCATTGCTGACCTGCAGAAAAGAGCAAGATAA
- a CDS encoding hypothetical protein (product_source=COG3602; cog=COG3602; ko=KO:K09964; pfam=PF10000; superfamily=55021), translating into MAGEKILAKLLKTMKPVHNPGEFVFCRVEHPNTIDFNLAICLFKEQEATTVVLKKEIADHLGLEYTFIASWITLTVHSSLEAIGLTAAFSAALAEKGISCNVIAGYYHDHLFVNVKDKEAAINILEQLSK; encoded by the coding sequence ATGGCAGGGGAAAAAATTTTGGCGAAACTGCTAAAAACAATGAAACCGGTGCATAACCCTGGCGAATTTGTATTTTGTAGGGTTGAACATCCAAACACAATAGATTTTAACCTGGCGATTTGTTTATTCAAAGAGCAGGAGGCAACCACGGTGGTCTTAAAAAAAGAAATTGCAGATCATTTGGGTCTTGAGTATACTTTTATCGCTTCGTGGATCACATTAACCGTACACTCTTCTTTAGAAGCCATAGGTTTAACAGCAGCATTTTCAGCTGCACTCGCCGAAAAAGGCATAAGCTGCAACGTAATCGCAGGCTATTATCACGACCATTTATTTGTGAATGTGAAAGATAAGGAGGCAGCGATAAATATTTTAGAACAACTCTCCAAATAA
- a CDS encoding adenylate cyclase (product_source=KO:K01768; cog=COG2954; ko=KO:K01768; pfam=PF01928; smart=SM01118; superfamily=55154), giving the protein MGKEIERKFLIDHQRWANLSKPEGKLFRQGYLLTDKDKTIRVRATETKGFLTIKGQTIGPTRIEYEYEIPVAEATELLDNFSLSELSKTRYEIPFSGKLWEVDVFLGDNTGLIVAEIELDSEDEIFALPDWVGREVTEEEKYYNSNLTVKPFKDWI; this is encoded by the coding sequence ATGGGTAAAGAAATAGAACGGAAATTTTTAATCGATCATCAAAGATGGGCTAATCTAAGCAAACCAGAGGGGAAACTTTTTAGGCAAGGCTATCTGCTTACGGATAAAGACAAAACCATACGTGTAAGGGCAACAGAAACCAAAGGCTTTTTAACCATAAAAGGTCAAACAATAGGGCCCACACGGATTGAATACGAATATGAGATCCCAGTTGCGGAGGCAACAGAATTATTGGATAATTTCTCTTTATCTGAGCTTTCGAAAACCCGTTACGAAATCCCATTTAGCGGCAAACTTTGGGAAGTAGATGTATTTTTAGGCGATAATACAGGCCTCATTGTTGCCGAAATTGAACTTGACAGTGAAGACGAAATATTTGCCTTGCCAGATTGGGTAGGCAGAGAAGTTACCGAAGAAGAAAAATATTATAATTCCAATCTAACTGTAAAGCCATTTAAAGACTGGATTTAG
- a CDS encoding hyperosmotically inducible protein (product_source=KO:K04065; cath_funfam=1.20.920.10; cog=COG2823; ko=KO:K04065; pfam=PF04972; smart=SM00749; superfamily=55008) has protein sequence MKTTKLLMSMVIATTLFFVGCKPNDAAIRAAIQAKEAAGITVAVAKGEVTLTGEVNDEATKAKAEEIAKAEKGVKAVINNLIVKPADVPVVIAEDSALIKNVADATKDFPTVKAEVKDGVILLTGEIKKASLMTLMQHLSALKPKKIDNKLTVK, from the coding sequence ATGAAAACAACTAAATTATTAATGAGCATGGTAATTGCAACTACACTATTTTTTGTAGGCTGCAAACCAAACGATGCGGCCATCCGAGCTGCAATTCAAGCCAAAGAAGCAGCAGGCATTACGGTGGCCGTTGCTAAAGGCGAAGTAACTTTAACTGGTGAAGTTAATGATGAAGCCACAAAGGCCAAAGCAGAAGAAATTGCAAAGGCTGAAAAAGGAGTGAAAGCTGTAATCAACAATTTAATAGTTAAACCAGCAGATGTACCAGTGGTAATTGCCGAAGACTCCGCTTTAATTAAAAATGTTGCTGATGCAACCAAAGATTTCCCAACGGTGAAAGCCGAAGTTAAAGACGGTGTAATCCTCTTAACCGGGGAGATTAAAAAAGCCTCTCTAATGACTTTAATGCAACATTTGAGTGCATTAAAACCTAAAAAAATCGACAATAAATTAACCGTTAAATAA
- a CDS encoding uncharacterized protein YgiM (DUF1202 family) (product_source=COG3103; cath_funfam=2.30.30.40; cog=COG3103; pfam=PF08239; smart=SM00287; superfamily=100950), with product MALADKYKALTDAATAAGIADLAVREQDGILYIDGTAADGATKDHLWEVYNQIDPNFTSGDLVLNVNVAIDAAVTHAKVITESSNLNIRKGPGTDQPIVGKAAHGEVITLVNRSNDLWWLVRTNDGEEGYCYAQYLEAQA from the coding sequence ATGGCATTAGCAGATAAATATAAAGCACTAACTGACGCAGCAACTGCGGCAGGCATAGCAGATTTAGCAGTAAGGGAGCAGGATGGGATTTTATACATAGATGGAACCGCTGCCGATGGCGCGACTAAAGACCATCTTTGGGAAGTTTACAATCAGATTGACCCCAACTTTACTTCAGGTGATCTGGTTCTAAATGTAAACGTGGCCATTGATGCAGCGGTTACGCACGCAAAAGTTATCACAGAGAGCAGTAATCTAAATATCCGTAAAGGTCCGGGTACCGATCAACCAATTGTTGGTAAGGCTGCCCATGGCGAGGTGATTACCCTCGTAAACAGAAGCAACGACTTATGGTGGCTGGTACGAACTAACGATGGCGAAGAAGGCTACTGTTATGCGCAATATTTAGAAGCGCAGGCTTAA
- a CDS encoding DNA-binding NarL/FixJ family response regulator (product_source=COG2197; cath_funfam=1.10.10.10,3.40.50.2300; cog=COG2197; pfam=PF00072,PF00196; smart=SM00421,SM00448; superfamily=46894,52172), which translates to MEKIKVFLIHDYDALMDNVEAILSDSESIVVVGEANSATLAVQLIRTKTPDIVLADVSVSEKIGADLTKLIKREFPKIKVIVLSIQDDFINISKMIKSGANGYLLKNVKFHELHKAINKVMLGETYIQNSITAKFINGYQRENHTEEANVLSPREVEIIRLIAKEYTSADIGKMLFISEHTVETHRKNIWRKTGVKSIVGLLNFAHEHQLI; encoded by the coding sequence ATGGAGAAGATCAAGGTCTTTTTAATTCACGATTATGATGCATTAATGGATAATGTTGAAGCCATTCTAAGTGATTCAGAAAGTATTGTTGTTGTTGGCGAGGCCAATTCTGCTACACTTGCCGTACAACTGATCAGGACTAAAACACCAGATATTGTGCTTGCTGATGTTAGTGTTAGCGAGAAGATTGGAGCTGATTTAACTAAATTGATTAAAAGAGAATTCCCCAAAATTAAAGTTATTGTACTTTCTATACAGGATGATTTTATCAATATTTCGAAAATGATCAAGTCTGGAGCAAATGGCTATCTTTTAAAAAATGTAAAGTTTCACGAGCTGCATAAAGCAATTAATAAGGTTATGCTCGGCGAAACCTATATTCAAAATTCCATTACAGCTAAATTTATTAATGGTTACCAGCGTGAAAACCATACAGAAGAAGCGAATGTTTTGTCACCCCGAGAAGTAGAAATTATTAGGTTGATTGCTAAAGAATACACTTCTGCGGATATTGGCAAGATGTTATTTATTTCGGAACACACAGTAGAAACCCATCGTAAAAATATATGGCGTAAAACTGGCGTTAAGTCAATTGTTGGTTTGCTGAATTTTGCGCACGAGCATCAGCTGATTTAA
- a CDS encoding FKBP-type peptidyl-prolyl cis-trans isomerase FkpA (product_source=KO:K03772; cath_funfam=3.10.50.40; cog=COG0545; ko=KO:K03772; pfam=PF00254; superfamily=54534) encodes MRNGIIILLAAALGLSACNKFEKGEGDMTYKIYKSEGKPKIQDGDYVKLNGVQTVETNTNPDSVMVNTYDNERPAFFAISKSMFKGDLASGLKLLGEGDSAVFKLNLDSMEKYSGQPKPKGLKSNIASFTIKIEKVLHKGKDPDSIFEAKKRLFFESEYKALNEKNKVVEPAKIAKYIAENDLKVTTAPSGLQYVISAPGNSERASLTDTVLMDYTGQFTNKKSNGTLNVFDTSNAKIAKEAGIFSESVQYVPRSLPLGQLPQGVIQGIQLIGVGGKIKMILPSRLGFGENGGGPINPFTPLVFDVELKGIIKPNAAAPLSK; translated from the coding sequence ATGAGGAACGGAATTATTATTCTCTTGGCGGCGGCACTAGGCCTGTCTGCCTGTAACAAATTCGAAAAAGGTGAAGGAGATATGACTTACAAGATCTATAAAAGTGAAGGTAAGCCGAAAATTCAGGATGGCGATTATGTAAAGTTAAACGGTGTTCAAACGGTTGAAACCAATACCAATCCCGATTCGGTAATGGTAAATACATACGACAATGAGCGTCCGGCTTTCTTTGCCATAAGCAAATCGATGTTTAAAGGCGATTTAGCTTCAGGGTTGAAACTACTTGGAGAAGGAGACAGTGCAGTTTTTAAATTGAACCTGGATTCTATGGAGAAATATTCAGGTCAACCTAAACCAAAAGGACTAAAATCAAACATTGCTTCTTTTACCATTAAAATTGAGAAAGTATTGCATAAAGGGAAAGACCCCGATTCTATTTTCGAAGCGAAGAAACGACTTTTCTTTGAATCGGAATACAAAGCGCTAAACGAAAAAAATAAAGTAGTGGAGCCTGCTAAAATTGCAAAATACATTGCTGAGAATGATTTAAAGGTAACTACCGCGCCATCTGGACTCCAATATGTAATTTCTGCTCCAGGTAATTCTGAAAGAGCAAGTTTAACCGATACGGTATTAATGGACTATACAGGCCAGTTTACCAATAAGAAATCGAATGGAACATTAAATGTTTTTGATACTTCGAATGCTAAAATCGCAAAAGAAGCCGGAATCTTCTCAGAAAGTGTACAATATGTGCCACGTAGCCTACCATTGGGGCAATTGCCGCAAGGCGTTATTCAGGGTATCCAACTTATTGGTGTGGGCGGTAAAATCAAAATGATTTTGCCATCGAGATTGGGCTTTGGCGAAAATGGTGGTGGGCCAATTAATCCATTTACGCCATTGGTATTTGATGTAGAACTTAAAGGTATTATTAAACCAAATGCAGCAGCACCGCTAAGCAAGTAA